In Heterodontus francisci isolate sHetFra1 chromosome 30, sHetFra1.hap1, whole genome shotgun sequence, a genomic segment contains:
- the smg8 gene encoding nonsense-mediated mRNA decay factor SMG8 — translation MAAARALRTALASDCEEAAWKDEEMCVVGIFGKTSELSAQKHAIINTLCDKPVFPLYPGLGAGHHQGNNNNLLQCYYNQDSKVLYLLLTAVCDNQQLLQACRTLADDVSHAEAHEFWKGEEKLHCIHLLYLFSVSHILLLVHPTCSFDITYDRLFRALDTLRQKVLPYLKNAIKDCPVGKEWRLNCRPCPPRLLFIFQLNGALKVEPKCLDPSNLDKPKKHSPKRRLQHALEDQIYRIFRKSRVLTNQSINCLFTVPANQAFVYVVAAQGDDPISMLIGQLKSTCAIREHESLPLSGSRRYQMMRHVRQPSFILESSLNSSSGQLVDCTLKEFLWQHVELVLTKKGFEDSVGRNPQPSHFELPAYKNWLAVASKLYDVMISGKDEDLGFLAGDLSSKIQGQLKGLEGFLDADNKFSENRCQKALPLAHSAYQSNLPHHYTTTVHKNQLAQALRVYSQHARGPAFQKYAMQLHEDCYNFWSNGHQLCEERSLTDQHCVHKFHLLPKPGEKPEPDRNPPVLYHNSRARSTSSCNCGRRQAPRDDPFDIKSGNYDFYQVQEEKCCGKLEHFYFPVFQPSTPDPAPAKNDSTVSSLPPQEGEGEKMKEKEAQTQGESTSLSLALSLGQSTDSLGTFPPDPHAGGDNPDAHGQGGEAKPEKRPSIVDRQVSTVEYLPGMLNSSCPKGLLPKFSSWSFVKLGPSKAYNFHRGLDQSGFIPGTNYLMPWDIVIKTRSEDEVDMDSNSWPAPNKSVPAKRAGTVIGRGRRRDDIARAFVGFEYEDSRGRRFMCSGPEKIMKVMGSGPKESAIKALSSDMPLYILSPSQGRGLKPHYAQLTRLFIVAPDAPLQIVLTPQVQPGPPPCPVFYPEKQEIPVPPDGLWVLRFPYAYVTDRGPCFPPKENQPLMSYRVLRGILKAIPQ, via the exons ATGGCGGCGGCCAGGGCGCTGAGGACCGCGCTGGCCTCGGACTGTGAGGAAGCGGCTTGGAAGGACGAGGAAATGTGCGTGGTGGGGATATTCGGCAAGACCTCGGAGCTGAGCGCGCAGAAACACGCCATCATCAACACCCTGTGCGACAAGCCGGTCTTCCCCTTGTACCCGGGGCTGGGCGCCGGCCATCACCagggcaacaacaacaacttgctgcaGTGCTACTACAACCAGGACAGCAAAGTCCTCTACCTGCTCCTCACCGCCGTCTGCGACAACCAGCAGCTTTTGCAGGCCTGCAGGACTTTGGCTGATGATGTTTCCCACGCCGAAGCCCACGAGTTCTGGAAGGGGGAGGAGAAGCTCCACTGCATCCATCTGCTCTACCTCTTCTCGGTCTCTCACATCCTCCTGCTGGTTCACCCCACCTGCTCCTTCGACATCACTTATGACCGTCTTTTTAGAGCCCTGGATACCCTTAGGCAAAAGGTCCTCCCCTACCTGAAGAATGCGATTAAGGATTGCCCGGTAGGGAAGGAGTGGAGATTGAACTGTCGACcctgccctccgagactgctctttATTTTCCAGCTAAATGGGGCGTTGAAGGTCGAGCCTAAGTGTCTGGACCCCTCCAATCTGGATAAGCCGAAGAAGCATTCCCCTAAAAGGAGGCTCCAACATGCCCTGGAGGATCAGATTTACAGGATTTTCAGGAAGAGCAGAGTGTTGACAAACCAGAGCATTAACTGTTTGTTTACTGTCCCTGCCAACCAGGCATTTGTTTACGTGGTGGCTGCACAGGGGGACGACCCAATTAGTATGCTGATCGGGCAGCTGAAAAGCACCTGTGCCATCAGGGAGCACGAGTCCCTCCCATTGTCTGGGTCACGGCGCTATCAGATGATGAGACATGTCCGTCAGCCATCCTTCATATTGGAAAGCAGCCTCAATAGCTCCAGTGGCCAGCTGGTGGACTGCACCTTGAAGGAGTTTCTATGGCAACATGTGGAACTGGTTCTGACCAAAAAGGGATTCGAGGATAGTGTCGGGAGGAACCCACAGCCTTCACACTTTGAACTTCCTGCCTATAAAAATTGGCTGGCTGTGGCCTCAAAACTCTATGATGTGATGATAAGCGGGAAGGACGAGGACCTTGGATTTCTTGCCGGGGATCTTTCCTCCAAGATACAAGGTCAGCTGAAGGGGCTTGAAGGGTTTTTGGATGCGGATAATAAGTTTTCAGAAAACCGTTGCCAAAAGGCCCTGCCTCTGGCTCACAGCGCCTACCAGTCCAATCTGCCCCACCATTACACCACAACTGTCCACAAGAACCAGTTGGCACAGGCCCTACGTGTCTACAGCCAGCATGCTCGTGGACCAGCCTTCCAGAAGTATGCCATGCAACTGCATGAAGACTGCTACAATTTCTGGAGTAATGGGCACCAGTTGTGTGAAGAGAGGAGCTTAACGGATCAACACTGTGTTCACAAATTCCATCTACTGCCTAAACCAG gagaaaaaCCAGAACCTGACAGGAACCCACCCGTTCTGTATCACAACAGTCGCGCTCGCTCTACCAGCTCCTGCAACTGCGGCCGCAGGCAAGCCCCTCGAGACGATCCCTTCGACATCAAGTCAGGCAATTACGATTTCTATCAG GTTCAAGAGGAGAAATGCTGTGGGAAGCTTGAGCACTTCTATTTTCCCGTCTTCCAACCCAGCACTCCTGACCCAGCTCCAGCCAAGAATGATTCCACTGTGTCCTCACTACCCCCGCAAGAGGGTGAAGGAGAGAAAATGAAAGAAAAAGAGGCCCAGACCCAGGGAGAGAGCACCAGTCTCAGTTTGGCACTCAGTCTTGGACAGTCCACAGACAGTCTGGGTACATTTCCCCCTGACCCCCATGCAGGAGGGGACAACCCTGACGCCCATGGCCAGGGAGGAGAAGCTAAACCAGAAAAGAGGCCCAGTATTGTGGATCGGCAGGTGTCAACGGTGGAATATCTACCTGGCATGTTAAATTCCAGCTGTCCGAAGGGACTTTTGCCTAAATTTTCTAGTTGGTCCTTTGTCAAACTGGGGCCTTCCAAAGCTTACAACTTTCACAGGGGCCTGGACCAGAGTGGCTTCATTCCTGGGACTAACTACCTGATGCCTTGGGACATAGTCATCAAGACCAGGTCCGAGGACGAAGTGGACATGGACAGTAATTCTTGGCCAGCACCCAACAAATCAGTGCCGGCCAAACGGGCTGGCACCGTGATCGGCCGAGGCAGGCGGAGGGATGACATTGCACGGGCATTTGTTGGCTTTGAATATGAGGATTCGCGGGGTCGCAGGTTCATGTGTTCAGGGCCAGAAAAGATTATGAAGGTAATGGGGAGCGGGCCAAAAGAGTCCGCCATCAAAGCCCTCTCCTCTGACATGCCCTTGTACATCCTGTCTCcatctcaaggtcgaggacttaagCCGCACTATGCCCAGCTCACAAGGCTGTTTATTGTGGCTCCTGATGCCCCATTACAGATCGTACTCACACCACAG GTTCAGCCTGGGCCCCCACCCTGCCCCGTCTTTTACCCCGAGAAGCAGGAAATACCTGTTCCGCCAGATGGACTCTGGGTTCTCCGCTTCCCCTATGCCTACGTCACGGACCGTGGACCCTGTTTCCCCCCAAAAGAAAACCAGCCACTGATGAGTTACCGGGTGCTACGGGGCATCCTTAAGGCTATCCCACAGTGA